GAAGCTTCCTCTGCAATTTCTTTTGCCTTTAAAAGTTCTAGATTATGTCTTTTTTTGAACCTGATATTTTTAATTAAAGTAATAATTAGGAACAAGAGGATTAGGGAAATCAGTACAAACAGAATTACAATTATTTTTGATTTTTTAAGACTCTGAGATTGTTCAACTTTTTCATTTTCTATTTTATTGATCTGCCTTTTATATTCATCCAGCTCAAGTCCCATTCCTGCAATTGAAGCTTTTTTAATTTTCTTTACACTATAGACTTCATCTGAAATAGCATTATAATTAGCTAAAGCCTGATAAGCTTCTTTGTGTTTATTAATTTTGTTGAGAAACTTGGAATATTCTAAATACGCGCTAGATAAATCTGTCTTTTCCTGGGCTTTTTTTCCAGCTTCAATAGCGCTCAAAAAATAGCTATTTGCCGCATTATTTTCATTTTTATGACTTAAATAAATCCCGTTCAGCATATCTACAATAACCTCTGTAGAACCGTCGCTGTATTTGTTTTTAGCACTATTTAAATATTTTAAAAAAATATAGCCTTGATCGTAGTTTTCAATATCAAAATAAGCCCAAGTAATATTGACGTTAGCAAAATAAACTTCCTTTAAATCATTAATCTTTAAAGCATAAGCAACCGATTTTTTATAGTAGCGAATTCCTTCATCAAATTGTTTCTTTTCAAAGCAATACATATTACCTAAATTATTGTAGATATTACTCTTTAAAGAATCGTTACTGGTTTTGTCTGCATAATAAAGACTCTTTTTGTAGAAAAAAATAGCTTTATCATAATCTGTTAATTCATTATAATTAGCAGCTATAATATTGTAAGAACGAGACATCAAGCAATAATCTTTTATTAAAGTAGCTGCATTAAGTGCAGTTCGAGAAATTTTGAGCGACTGATCAAAATTAGATTCTCTAAAATTTAAAAGTGCTTTTTTTACAAGCTTATCAAGTTTAGGATCTTGATTACAATTAGATTGAGATAATACCGAATTGGCACAGCAATTCAGTACAAAAAGTAGAAGTAAAAAAATCCGTATTTGGGGCATTAATCGGCTAATTTTACCAAATATACACTTTAAAATAAAAAAAAGCTGCATTTCAAATAAAAATGCAGCTTTTCTATTGTTTTTTAGACTACTAAGAAAAAAAAATCCTATTCTTAGTGTTAAAATTTATTCTTTATTTTCTTCCCATTGCCCTACTACAGAGGTTGCTAACGCATTTCCAAGTACATTGGTAGCACTTCTAAACATATCACAAAAGTGGTCAATTGGTAAAATCAAAGCAATTCCTTCAATCGGAATATCAAACATGCCGCAAGTTGCTGCTACAACAACCAAACTAGCTCTTGGAACACCTGCAATACCTTTACTGGTAAGCATTAAAACCAAAAGCATTGCCATCTGCGTTCCTAAATCTAAATGCACATTATAAAACTGAGCAATAAAAATACTTGCAAACGTCATATACATCATACTTCCGTCAAGGTTAAAAGAATAACCAAGAGGCAGCATGAAAGAAACGATTTTATCTTTTACTCCAAAACCTTCTAATTCTTCAGTTAATTTAGGAAATACTGCTTCACTACTTGTTGTTCCAAAAGCAATTGCTAAAGGCCCAGTTATACGTTTTAATAGCTCTGTCATTCTTCCTTTTAAGAAAATATAACCAACTGCAATCAGTAAAACCCATAAAGTACTGATACCGATTAAAAAAGATCCGAAAAATTTAAAATAAGTTATGATCAATTCTTCTGCATCTCTAACAGCAAATACTGCTGCAATCGCACCAAAAACACCAATTGGAGCAAAGTTCATCACATAGTTTACCATTTTTAAAACAATATGAGATAACTTATCAAAAGCACCAATAATAGGCTTTACAGTAGACCCCAAAGATGCCGCTGCTAAACCAAAGAAAATAGAGAAAACTACGATTTGTAATATCTCGTTAGTTGCCATTGCTTCTACAATACTTTTGGGTACAATGTGTTCAACGAAATTATCAAAAGAAAGATTTTGCGTTTTACCCGTAACTTCAGAAGCGGCTGCCATATCCACATGTTCCAACTTCAAACCAACTCCTGGCTGTAAAATATTTACGTAAAACAATCCAATTAAAAGAGAAATAAACGAAGCTGTAAAAAACCATCCAATAGCTTTACCTCCAATTCTTCCAACCGTCTTAATATCTCCCAATTTTGCAATTCCAACTACGAGAGTAGTAAAAACTAATGGAGAAATAATCATTTGCACCAAACGAATGAAGATAGTCGCCAGCATTTTTATTTTATTGCTAAATGCTTGAGCTGCTTCCGGCGAAATGGTATTGTGCAATATAATTCCTAAAATGGCTCCAAGAACCATCGCAATTATAATCTGCCCTGTTAATCCCGAAAGAAATGATTTTTTTTTAGTTTCTGTAATTTCTTGCATTAATTTATTTTTTGATTATTAAAATATAAGACCCTCACTGTCTTACCTTTTATTAATATGTCTTGTTGATCAAATAAAAATCAGCCAAAACAATTGCAGCCATTGCTTCTACAATAGGCACTGCGCGAGGCACTACACATGGATCATGACGTCCTTTTCCAGTCATTGGTGTAATGTTTCCTTTATTATCTAATGAGTCTTGAGTCTGCATAATAGTGGCAACAGGCTTAAAAGCTACTCTGAAATAAATATCCATTCCGTTGCTGATGCCGCCTTGAATTCCTCCAGAAAGATTTGTTTGTGTAGATCCATCAGGATTGTACAAATCGTTGTGTTCACTTCCTTTCATTTCAGAACCAGAGAAACCGCTTCCATATTCAAAACCTTTTACTGCATTGATAGAAAGCATTGCCTTTCCTAATTCAGCATGAAGTTTATCAAAAACCGGTTCACCTAAACCAACTGGCACATTTTGAATCACACATGTTACCACACCTCCAACAGTATCTCCCTGTTTGCGGATATCACGGATATATTCTTCCATAATTGCAGCCGATTTTTCATCTGGACAGCGAACAGGGTTACTTTCAATTTTTGAAAAATCTAATTCTTGATAAGGCGTTTCTAAATGAATTGGCCCAACTGAAGAAACATAAGCATTAAACTTAATTTCTGGAAGCATTTGTTTGGCAATTGCTCCAGCTACTACTCTGCTTGCTGTTTCTCTCGCAGAACTTCTTCCGCCACCGCGATAATCACGGAATCCATATTTCTGATCGTATACATAATCAGCATGGCTTGGTCTGTAATTGTCTTTTATATGTGAATAATCATCTGATTTTTGATTGGTATTTGGAATAATAAAACCTATTGGAGTTCCTGTAGTTTTGCCTTCAAAGATTCCTGATAAAAACTGAACTGCATCTGGTTCTTTTCTTTGCGTAACAATTGCAGACTGACCTGGTTTTCTTCTTGCCATGTCTAATTCAATTGCCTCAAAATCAAGTTGTATTCCGGGAGGGCATCCATCAATAATGCCGCCTAAAGCTTCACCATGAGATTCTCCAAATGTTGTTACTTTATATAGGGTGCCGTAGCTGTTTCCTGCCATTGTATTTTGTTTTGAGCAAATGTAAGTTTTATGAATTAAATTAAAAAATTTAAAACTGGTATTATTAACTAAACATTAAACCTATTAAAAATCACAATTTGGTAAAATTATCCGCATTTTCATAACCTTTTGATAAAATAAAAATGCTTAGATTTTTTTTAATTTGTAAAACTTCAAATCAAGAAAAATTGAAAAAAAGAAATGTCGAATTGGTCATTCTTTCTGATGTTCACTTAGGAACTTATGGAAGCCATGCAAAAGAACTAAACAACTATCTTTCAAGCATTAAACCCAAAACTTTAGTCTTAAACGGTGATATAATTGATGCTTGGCAGTTTAGAAAATCTTACTTTCCAAAAGCCCACTTAAGAGTTATTCAGCGCATTATCGGAATGGCTTCTAAGGGAACAAAAGTCTATTACATTACTGGAAATCACGATGAAATACTTCGTAAATTCAGTGATATGAATATGGGGAATTTTGCTTTGGTCGATAAATTAGTTTTAGAATTAGACGATAAAAAAGCCTGGATTTTTCACGGAGATGTATTTGATGCCTCTGTTCAGCACTCTAAATGGATTGCAAAATTGGGCGGATTAGGATACGATTATTTAATTCTAATGAACCGATTTGTTAATTGGTGTCTGGCAAAATTAGGACGTGAACCGTATTCTTTTTCTAAAAAAATTAAAGCAAGCGTTAAAAAAGCCGTAAAGTTTATTTCTGATTTCGAAACCACTGCAACAGATTTAGCTATCGAAAAAAATTACGATTATGTAATCTGCGGTCATATTCACGAACCTAAAATCATGACCAAAGAAAACAAACACGGATCTACTTTATATTTAAATTCAGGAGACTGGGTAGAAAACTTGACTGCGCTTGAGTATCATAAAAAACGTTGGAAACTGTTCTCTTATAAAGCTAGTAATTTTATTGAAGAAGAGAATCTTTTCGAAATGGAAGATATTCTGTCTTCACAATTAATATCATCAATAATATTGAAATAATTTTACTTTTAGAGGCTTCAAAACAAGCAGATTGTAGTATTTATAAAACAAAAATGTAAATTATATAACAATTTTCAAAAATATTATACGTTCTCTGTATAACTGTAACAATACATTTGAAAAAAAATAATTTAACCATTTTATGAAAAAGATAATATTATCTGCCATTATGCTTTTTGGTTTAGCATTTACGGCTCAATCACAAGAAATTTCAAAACACGCATTAGGATTACGTTTAGGAGACAACAACGGATTTGGTGGTGAGGTATCCTACCAATTAGGATTAAATCAAAAAAATAGACTTGAATTTGATTTAGGCTGGAGAAACAGCAGAGATGTAGATGCTGTTAAAGGTGTTGCGCTTTACCAATGGGTTTGGAACATCGAAGGAGGTTTTAACTGGTACGCTGGTGTCGGTGGTGGTCTAGCTAGCTGGCGTTATGATTATTATAACAATAATTTCAGATATAAAGACAGCGGAACTTATGTATTTGCAGCAGGAGATGTTGGAATCGAATACAGATTTAAAGAAGTACCACTAACATTATCTTTAGATGCAAGACCTGAAATTGGTTCTGGATACTATGATGATGATAATTTTGGATTTGACGTTGGTTTAGGTGTTAAATTCAGATTCTAAATAAAAGTAAAAAAAATTGTAAAAAAGAGAATCCTGTCATTGTAAAGTGACAGGATTTCTTTTTTTTTTTGAGAATATCAAAATTTCTTATTTAATTATAATCTCTTTTTTAGAATGAATTTTCACAACCGTGTATGGATACGAAATAACCTGCATGGTCATTGCATCCTTCGCAGGACTATTTTCTTTTACGGTTATGATAATATTTTTATCCGTTTCTTCTACTTTTTCAACATCTATAGAATAACCGCTGGTGTTCTTTTCCCCCATATTCAAAATAACGTAGTTATAATCATGAACATTTGGATTCTTCATCTTATCAGCTAAAAGAGGATCATTTTCCAGCATTTTAATTTCATTTGGCTCTGTCAAAATTTCAAAAAATTTAATATTACCGCCACCGTCAGACTGTGTTGTCAAAACTTCATATAAAGCATTTGAGCTTTCAACCTTCTTTACTCCACACGAAATAAAAACAAAAATTGCTAAAATCGAAATTACTTTTTTCATTTATCTCTTTTTAAGATTAGTGCTTTTCGTACTTATAATCATCAACCGCTTTTTGATACAAAGCTTCGTACTTTGGCAGAATATTTTTAATATCAAACTTTCTAGCTACTTCTAACGCATTCGCTTTAAACTGATTCAACACCTTATCGTCTTTCAGTATTTTTAAAGCATTTTCAGCCATTTCTTCAACATTTCCCACATTACTCAAATAACCTGAAAAACCGTCAAAATTCACTTCAGGCAATCCACCTGAATTACTTGAAATCACAGGAACGCCACACGCCATGGCTTCTAATGCAGCTAAACCAAAACTTTCTGTTTCAGAAGGCAGTAAAAACAAATCGGTCATGCATAAAATTTTATCAATTTCATGACTGTTTCCAAAGAAAATCACCTTGTCTAAAATCCCCAATTCCTGACATAAAATTTCTGCTTTTTCTTTTTCTGGTCCATCACCAACCATCATTAACTTAGCCGGAATCTCCTTTTGAACATTATAGAAAATCTTAATAATATCTGGGATACGTTTTACTTTTCTAAAATTACTAATATGTGTAATGATACGTTCATTTTCATTTGCCATTACATAACGATGGCAAGGCGCACTAGGATCTTTTTTGACCTTATCTAACTCAATAAAGTTTGGAATGACTTTAATTTTGTTCTTAATTTTAAACAGCTTTAAAGTATCATCTTTCAAACTCTGTGAAACCGAAGTCACATAATCTGATTTATTAATGCTGAAAGTTACAGCCGGTTTATAGAAAGGATGATTTCCAACCAAAGTAATATCAGTACCATGAAGTGTCGTAATCATTGGCAGATTAATTCCTTCATTTTTCAGCATTTGCTTTGCCATATATCCTGCATACGCATGCGGAATAGCGTAATGCACGTGTAAAAGCTCAATTTTATACAACTTAACCATATCGACTAATTTACTCGATAATGCTAATTCATAAGGCTGATAATGAAACAATGGATATTCCGGAACATTTACTTCGTGATAATGAACATTCGGATTTAAAAGTGCCAATCTTACTGGCTGACTATATGTAATAAAATGTATTTCGTGTCCTCTTCTGGCTAATTCGAGACCTAACTCTGTGGCTACTACACCACTACCTCCAAAAGTAGGATAACAAACAATTGCTATTTTCATGGATTAAATTTAATTCTACGAAAATACTCAAAAATCACGTTTAAATAAGCTTTTAAATTGTTAGATTTTTGACAAAATTAGATCAATTCTAGTTAATAAATATTTTTAGAAGCAGCACAATATCGAATAAAAAGAACTATTTGTCCCGCTATCCGCTATATCTTTTGCACCGAACACCGGCACAAAAGTATACCGCTTCTATCGGGGCTAAATTAGACCTTTTAACTTTCAATTCACCGTTCTAAAACTGGGCAACAACAAACAAAATAATCTGAAACAATAACAACAACCAAAAAAACAGCAACGAAGGTTCTACAGATTCCGAAATAAACTGATTCAATTTCATCGAAACCACTTCAGACAATTTTAAATCTTCTCTTTTAAAATCAACATCGTCCAGTCTTATTTTTTGAAACAAATAATTAATTATCTTCTTTTTAATTTTAGAACTTTCTTTATCATTTCTATTTGCCTCTAACAATTTCAATCGTAACATCGATTCGTTAGAAATTGTACTTGCCCAATTATTAGAACCTGTTATTTTATCTACTAACAAAACTACTTTAGAATCAACATAACCAGCAAAAACTTTATTATTCCAAGTTAAGTAAATCAGCTGCTGTATGGCCGCTTTATTAGCAATTAGAAAATATAAAAATATAAAAACAGGAGCTCCGGCAAATAAAACAAACCCGCAAATATTGTTCAAAAACAAACCTGACAACAAAGCATAGACATTCCCATGTCCGCCTCCAGCATAATTAGAATTTTGAAAAAGAATAACGAAAAAACAGATTAACGTAAAAAACAAGCCGCTAATCATTATAAAAAACCATTTCAAAGTTGATTTGGCCGAGATACTTGCAACGATTTTAATTTCTTCTGTCATAAAATTTGAAATATACTGTTAGGATTAAAAAAAACAATAATACAGCATTAACATTTAAAATCCTACCAAAAACAAAAAAAGGTATGAAACCTAAATTTCATACCTTTTTAAATATCTTCAAAAATTATCTTAGAAAAATCTGCTATGCCAGCTGTCTGCTGCAGGCACTTCCCAAGCATCATTAAATTCTTCAATATTGTTAACCAGATTATTAAACACAATTGTATTTTCAGTTACTGCTTTATCTTTTACCATTTTCTTGAAATCAATTAATGGTTTATGTGCTATATGTTCTCCCAGTTTAAAAGTAACATTCATTTTATCCAATAAATCCACGTCGTACTTTTTCTCCAAACTTTGAATAAACTCAACAGAACTATCGATAGAACATCCTGTCGCCGCCTGTACATCTTGGTTTACGGCTAATATTATAAATCGATTGTATTTCAATAAATAAGAAGCTTCAAGACTAGTTCCATGCGCGGCCCACTGTTCTACGAAAGCTTTTAAATCGGTTTCAATTTCAGAAAACTCTTCCTCAGAAAATTTTCTGTTCGATTGGTAAATCCAGACTCTAGATTCACCTGGCAAATTTTCAAAAGGTATATACATTTTAATTTTAGATTTTAGTCCCGAAGCCTCGGGATTGATTTTAGATTTCTTGAATTGCTAAATAAAAAAAACTTAGCGCCTTAGCATCTCAGAATCTTTTACAAATCTTGTGCGTTTGCTATTAATTCAGCAACATCCATTACTTTTACTTCTCCCTCTTTATGTGCGTGTTTAATACCATCTGTTAACATAGTATTACAGAATGGGCAACCTGCTGCAATAATATCTGGTTTTACCTCAAGAGCGTCTTCCGTACGCAATACATTTACTTCTTTGTTTCCTGGTTCTGCATCTTTAAACATTTGTGCTCCACCAGCACCACAACATAAACCGTTTGCTTTAGAACGTTTCATTTCCACTAACTCAACATCCAATTTTTGAATCAAATCTCGAGGAGCTTCGTAAACTTTATTGGCTCTTCCTAAATAACAAGGATCATGAAAAGTAATTTTCTTTCCTTTAAACTGCCCACCTTCTACAGTTAATCTTCCATCATTAATTAATGATTTTAAAAACTCCGTATGATGAATAACCTCGTAATTGCCTCCTAACTCAGGATATTCATTTTTTAATGTATTAAAACAGTGTGGACAAGCCGTAACAATTTTTTTTGCTTCATAAGCATTCAGAACTTCAATATTCATCATCGCCTGCATCTGAAACAAAAACTCGTTACCAGCTCTTTTGGCAGGATCACCAGTACAACTTTCTTCTGTACCCAGAACCGCAAAAGATACATTAGTACGATTTAAAATTCGTACGAATGCTTTGGTAATTTTTTTTGCTCTATCATCAAAACTTCCTGCGCAACCTACCCAAAACAAAACTTCTGGCTGTTTTCCTTCGGCAAGCATTTCTGCCATTGTTGGCACTACTAAACTTTCTGACATTTCTCTCTCTTTTGTTTAAAGTTTAAAGTTTCAAATTTTATTCTGAAATCTGAATTCTTATATATTATCGCGAACTAAAAGTTAGTTCTCGTTTTTCCAATTTAATCGATCTTGCTGGCTGTATTGCCATGGTGCACCATTATTTTCGATATTCGTCATCATGGCGTTCAACGGCATTGGAGCGGCACTTTGCTCCATTACCAAATAACGGCGCATATCCATAATAATAGACAAAGGACTGATATTTACGGGACATTCTTCCACACAAGCATTACAAGACGTACAAGCCCATAATTCTTCTGGAGTAATATAATCGTTTAAAAGTGATTTATTATCAGGAACAAAAACACCTTTGTTGGCATCAATGTTTTTTCCAACTTCAGTCAAACGATCTCTAGTATCCATCATAATCTTACGAGGAGACAATTTTTTCCCTGTTTGATTTGCTGGACAAGAAGAAGTACAACGTCCACATTCTGTACATGTATATGCATTTAATAATTGTACCCAGTTTAAATCCTGAACATCGCTAGCTCCAAATTTAGCCGGAGCAGCATTTTCATCAACTGGTGCTGCGGCAAATGGATCTGCATTTGG
This portion of the Flavobacterium panacagri genome encodes:
- a CDS encoding ABC transporter ATPase, translated to MYIPFENLPGESRVWIYQSNRKFSEEEFSEIETDLKAFVEQWAAHGTSLEASYLLKYNRFIILAVNQDVQAATGCSIDSSVEFIQSLEKKYDVDLLDKMNVTFKLGEHIAHKPLIDFKKMVKDKAVTENTIVFNNLVNNIEEFNDAWEVPAADSWHSRFF
- the aroC gene encoding chorismate synthase yields the protein MAGNSYGTLYKVTTFGESHGEALGGIIDGCPPGIQLDFEAIELDMARRKPGQSAIVTQRKEPDAVQFLSGIFEGKTTGTPIGFIIPNTNQKSDDYSHIKDNYRPSHADYVYDQKYGFRDYRGGGRSSARETASRVVAGAIAKQMLPEIKFNAYVSSVGPIHLETPYQELDFSKIESNPVRCPDEKSAAIMEEYIRDIRKQGDTVGGVVTCVIQNVPVGLGEPVFDKLHAELGKAMLSINAVKGFEYGSGFSGSEMKGSEHNDLYNPDGSTQTNLSGGIQGGISNGMDIYFRVAFKPVATIMQTQDSLDNKGNITPMTGKGRHDPCVVPRAVPIVEAMAAIVLADFYLINKTY
- a CDS encoding (Fe-S)-binding protein: MSESLVVPTMAEMLAEGKQPEVLFWVGCAGSFDDRAKKITKAFVRILNRTNVSFAVLGTEESCTGDPAKRAGNEFLFQMQAMMNIEVLNAYEAKKIVTACPHCFNTLKNEYPELGGNYEVIHHTEFLKSLINDGRLTVEGGQFKGKKITFHDPCYLGRANKVYEAPRDLIQKLDVELVEMKRSKANGLCCGAGGAQMFKDAEPGNKEVNVLRTEDALEVKPDIIAAGCPFCNTMLTDGIKHAHKEGEVKVMDVAELIANAQDL
- a CDS encoding UDP-2,3-diacylglucosamine diphosphatase, with amino-acid sequence MKKRNVELVILSDVHLGTYGSHAKELNNYLSSIKPKTLVLNGDIIDAWQFRKSYFPKAHLRVIQRIIGMASKGTKVYYITGNHDEILRKFSDMNMGNFALVDKLVLELDDKKAWIFHGDVFDASVQHSKWIAKLGGLGYDYLILMNRFVNWCLAKLGREPYSFSKKIKASVKKAVKFISDFETTATDLAIEKNYDYVICGHIHEPKIMTKENKHGSTLYLNSGDWVENLTALEYHKKRWKLFSYKASNFIEEENLFEMEDILSSQLISSIILK
- a CDS encoding dicarboxylate/amino acid:cation symporter — protein: MQEITETKKKSFLSGLTGQIIIAMVLGAILGIILHNTISPEAAQAFSNKIKMLATIFIRLVQMIISPLVFTTLVVGIAKLGDIKTVGRIGGKAIGWFFTASFISLLIGLFYVNILQPGVGLKLEHVDMAAASEVTGKTQNLSFDNFVEHIVPKSIVEAMATNEILQIVVFSIFFGLAAASLGSTVKPIIGAFDKLSHIVLKMVNYVMNFAPIGVFGAIAAVFAVRDAEELIITYFKFFGSFLIGISTLWVLLIAVGYIFLKGRMTELLKRITGPLAIAFGTTSSEAVFPKLTEELEGFGVKDKIVSFMLPLGYSFNLDGSMMYMTFASIFIAQFYNVHLDLGTQMAMLLVLMLTSKGIAGVPRASLVVVAATCGMFDIPIEGIALILPIDHFCDMFRSATNVLGNALATSVVGQWEENKE
- the bshA gene encoding N-acetyl-alpha-D-glucosaminyl L-malate synthase BshA codes for the protein MKIAIVCYPTFGGSGVVATELGLELARRGHEIHFITYSQPVRLALLNPNVHYHEVNVPEYPLFHYQPYELALSSKLVDMVKLYKIELLHVHYAIPHAYAGYMAKQMLKNEGINLPMITTLHGTDITLVGNHPFYKPAVTFSINKSDYVTSVSQSLKDDTLKLFKIKNKIKVIPNFIELDKVKKDPSAPCHRYVMANENERIITHISNFRKVKRIPDIIKIFYNVQKEIPAKLMMVGDGPEKEKAEILCQELGILDKVIFFGNSHEIDKILCMTDLFLLPSETESFGLAALEAMACGVPVISSNSGGLPEVNFDGFSGYLSNVGNVEEMAENALKILKDDKVLNQFKANALEVARKFDIKNILPKYEALYQKAVDDYKYEKH
- a CDS encoding protease complex subunit PrcB family protein — its product is MKKVISILAIFVFISCGVKKVESSNALYEVLTTQSDGGGNIKFFEILTEPNEIKMLENDPLLADKMKNPNVHDYNYVILNMGEKNTSGYSIDVEKVEETDKNIIITVKENSPAKDAMTMQVISYPYTVVKIHSKKEIIIK